In Exiguobacterium sibiricum 7-3, a genomic segment contains:
- the yidC gene encoding membrane protein insertase YidC, protein MNKRTKIWLTLGLMSVLAVVLSGCTPGTYGTGEPITGDTEGFWKHYFVWPMAWLIREISHFFNGDYGIGIIVTTLLVRLVILPLMIKQTKSMGGMQVIQPEMVKLREKYSSKDQETQQKLQQEMMKLYQEHNVNPLAGCLPILIQMPILIAFYNAIIYTPAIFQHTFLWFDLGKPDPYFILPILSAIFTYLQQKLSMAGQDDNPQMKIMLYVFPIMIFVMGVTLPSALSLYWVVGYIFSIIVTVAIMKPMREKIKAQTEATIASKREQEAANAAPAPKKPKKKR, encoded by the coding sequence ATGAACAAGAGAACTAAGATTTGGCTGACTCTCGGATTGATGTCCGTACTCGCGGTCGTTCTATCCGGTTGTACACCTGGGACATACGGAACAGGTGAACCGATTACTGGTGATACAGAAGGTTTCTGGAAACATTACTTTGTTTGGCCGATGGCTTGGCTCATTCGTGAAATTTCGCATTTCTTTAATGGGGATTATGGAATCGGAATCATCGTCACGACGTTACTTGTTCGTCTCGTCATCCTGCCGTTGATGATCAAACAGACGAAGAGCATGGGTGGAATGCAGGTCATTCAACCGGAAATGGTCAAATTACGTGAAAAATACAGTTCGAAAGATCAGGAAACACAGCAGAAATTGCAACAGGAAATGATGAAGCTGTATCAAGAGCACAATGTCAATCCGCTTGCCGGCTGTTTACCGATCTTGATTCAAATGCCGATTTTGATTGCCTTCTATAATGCAATCATCTATACACCGGCAATTTTCCAGCATACGTTCCTTTGGTTCGATCTTGGAAAACCAGATCCGTATTTTATCTTACCGATCTTATCGGCCATCTTTACGTACCTGCAACAAAAACTTTCGATGGCGGGACAAGATGACAACCCACAGATGAAAATCATGTTGTACGTCTTCCCGATCATGATCTTCGTCATGGGTGTGACGTTACCATCTGCCTTGTCTCTATACTGGGTCGTCGGTTACATCTTCTCCATTATCGTGACGGTTGCCATCATGAAGCCAATGCGTGAGAAGATCAAAGCGCAGACGGAAGCAACGATTGCTTCAAAACGTGAACAAGAAGCGGCAAATGCTGCTCCTGCTCCAAAAAAACCGAAAAAGAAACGTTAA
- the mnmE gene encoding tRNA uridine-5-carboxymethylaminomethyl(34) synthesis GTPase MnmE, protein MMEFDTIAAISTPMGEGAIAIVRLSGPKAVETADRVYRGANRLNEVPTHTIHYGKLVEQTTEQVVDEVMVSVMRAPKTFTREDVVELNCHGGIVAVNRVLELILEQPDVRLAEPGEFTKRAFLNGRIDLSQAEAVMDLIRAKTDRAMTVAVGQIEGRLSKLVQDLREQLLQTIASIEVNIDYPEYDAEEMTQQIVQKDAGEVRRILTELLSTARQGKILREGLSTAIIGRPNVGKSSLLNTLVQEAKAIVTDIAGTTRDTIEEYVNVRGVPLKLIDTAGIRETEDIVERMGVEKSRQALNSADLILLVLNGNDALTEEDVLLFEAIRGMNAIIIVNKSDLTQAIDLMRVNELADGRPVVTTSLLEEAGVMDLEAAIAALFFEQGVEGQDMTYVSNARHIQLIKQASQMIEDALGAAEASMPIDMVQIDLRRAWDTLGEINGDTAQDSLLDKLFSQFCLGK, encoded by the coding sequence ATGATGGAATTTGATACGATAGCCGCCATTTCGACGCCGATGGGTGAAGGAGCGATTGCGATCGTCCGTTTATCCGGTCCTAAAGCAGTCGAAACAGCCGATCGCGTCTACCGCGGTGCCAACCGGTTGAATGAAGTCCCGACACATACGATTCATTACGGCAAGTTGGTTGAACAGACGACAGAACAAGTCGTCGATGAAGTCATGGTCAGTGTCATGCGGGCACCGAAAACCTTTACGCGGGAAGATGTCGTCGAACTGAATTGTCACGGCGGAATCGTGGCCGTCAATCGGGTGCTCGAACTGATTCTCGAACAACCGGACGTCCGTCTTGCAGAACCGGGTGAATTCACGAAACGGGCTTTCCTGAACGGTCGGATTGACTTGTCCCAGGCAGAGGCCGTCATGGACTTGATCCGGGCGAAAACGGACCGGGCGATGACGGTCGCGGTTGGTCAAATCGAAGGACGGTTATCGAAACTCGTCCAAGATTTACGCGAACAATTGTTGCAGACGATTGCTTCGATTGAAGTCAACATCGACTATCCGGAATATGATGCGGAAGAAATGACACAGCAAATCGTTCAAAAAGATGCGGGTGAAGTTCGCCGTATTCTAACGGAACTGTTGTCGACGGCGCGACAGGGAAAAATCCTGCGGGAAGGCTTGTCGACCGCGATCATCGGACGTCCGAATGTCGGGAAATCGTCTTTGCTCAACACATTGGTGCAAGAAGCAAAAGCCATTGTCACGGATATTGCCGGGACGACACGGGATACGATCGAAGAATACGTCAATGTCCGCGGTGTACCGCTGAAATTAATTGATACGGCCGGTATCCGGGAAACGGAAGATATCGTCGAGCGGATGGGTGTCGAAAAATCGCGGCAAGCGTTAAACTCAGCTGACTTGATTTTACTCGTCTTAAACGGAAATGATGCATTGACGGAAGAAGATGTCTTATTATTCGAAGCCATTCGGGGCATGAACGCCATTATCATCGTCAATAAAAGTGATTTAACACAAGCGATTGATCTGATGCGTGTCAATGAGTTAGCAGACGGTCGTCCCGTCGTTACGACATCACTTCTCGAAGAAGCAGGAGTCATGGATCTGGAAGCGGCGATTGCCGCGCTCTTCTTTGAACAAGGGGTCGAAGGACAGGACATGACCTACGTATCGAATGCCCGTCACATTCAACTCATCAAACAGGCGAGCCAAATGATTGAAGATGCACTCGGTGCGGCAGAAGCGTCGATGCCGATTGATATGGTCCAAATCGATTTACGCCGGGCGTGGGATACGCTCGGTGAAATCAATGGCGATACGGCGCAAGACAGTTTACTCGATAAATTATTCTCACAATTTTGTTTAGGGAAATAA
- the mnmG gene encoding tRNA uridine-5-carboxymethylaminomethyl(34) synthesis enzyme MnmG has protein sequence MAYQAGEFDVIVIGAGHAGIEASLAAARMGSKTVMLTMNPDMVGFMYCNPSIGGPAKGIVVREIDALGGEMARAIDATYIQMKMLNTSKGPAVRALRAQADKFEYQNRMKKALEDEPNLLLRQALVERLIIEDDTCVGVVTNTGAEYRAKAVIITTGTFMRGKIIIGELSYESGPNNQMPSVNLSKHLEELGFELARFKTGTPPRIDGKTIDYSKTEIQPGDAVALPFSHETTQMITEQIPCWLTYTTEYTHQLIDANLHRSPMFSGMIKGTGPRYCPSIEDKVVRFSDKPRHQIFLEPEGRDTEEVYVQGLSTSLPEDVQHDILRSIPGLEKSEMMRPGYAIEYDAVVPTQLWPTLETKRIAGLFTAGQINGTSGYEEAAGQGIMAGINAALKVQERDPLILSRSQGYIGVMIDDLVTKGTNEPYRLLTSRAEYRLLLRHDNADLRLSDIGHELGLINETRHAKLAEKKEEIKREMKRLEKVVIKATSDVNERLTEIGVSPLKEALHAITLLKRPEITYAMIAEMTPAPVALSPEAAEQVEIQVKYAGYIDKQLDQVERMMRMEKKRIPERLDYDVISGLAIEAKQKLNQVRPLSIGQASRISGVNPSDISILLVYIEQGQYALTAE, from the coding sequence ATGGCTTATCAAGCAGGCGAATTCGATGTCATCGTCATCGGAGCCGGTCATGCAGGGATTGAAGCATCTCTTGCAGCCGCCCGTATGGGTTCAAAAACCGTCATGTTGACGATGAACCCCGACATGGTCGGATTCATGTATTGTAATCCGTCAATCGGCGGTCCGGCAAAAGGAATCGTTGTCCGGGAAATCGATGCCCTCGGCGGAGAAATGGCACGGGCAATCGACGCGACGTACATTCAAATGAAAATGCTTAACACATCAAAAGGTCCTGCTGTTCGCGCACTTCGGGCACAGGCAGATAAATTCGAGTACCAAAACCGGATGAAAAAAGCGCTCGAAGACGAACCGAATCTGTTATTACGCCAAGCACTCGTCGAGCGGTTAATCATCGAAGACGATACGTGTGTCGGCGTCGTCACGAATACAGGGGCCGAGTACCGGGCAAAAGCGGTCATCATCACGACCGGAACGTTCATGCGCGGGAAAATCATCATCGGTGAACTGTCGTACGAGAGTGGTCCGAACAACCAGATGCCGTCGGTCAACTTGTCGAAACACCTGGAAGAACTCGGCTTCGAGCTCGCCCGTTTCAAAACCGGTACACCACCCCGGATCGACGGGAAAACGATCGATTATTCGAAAACGGAAATCCAACCGGGTGATGCTGTCGCATTGCCGTTCAGTCATGAAACGACACAGATGATCACGGAACAGATTCCATGCTGGTTGACGTATACAACGGAATACACACACCAGTTGATCGATGCGAATCTACACCGTTCCCCGATGTTTTCCGGCATGATTAAAGGAACGGGTCCGCGTTACTGTCCGTCAATCGAAGATAAGGTCGTCCGGTTCAGCGATAAACCGCGTCACCAGATTTTCCTTGAGCCGGAAGGCCGTGACACGGAAGAAGTCTATGTCCAAGGACTTTCAACGAGTCTGCCGGAAGACGTTCAACATGATATTTTACGGTCGATTCCGGGTCTTGAGAAATCAGAAATGATGCGTCCCGGTTATGCGATCGAATATGATGCGGTCGTTCCGACACAACTCTGGCCGACACTGGAAACAAAACGGATTGCCGGATTATTCACGGCCGGACAAATTAACGGGACAAGCGGCTACGAAGAAGCAGCCGGACAAGGCATCATGGCCGGAATTAACGCTGCCTTGAAAGTCCAGGAAAGAGATCCACTCATTCTGTCCCGTTCACAAGGATATATCGGCGTCATGATCGATGATCTCGTGACAAAAGGAACGAATGAACCCTATCGTCTGTTGACGTCACGTGCCGAATACCGGTTATTGTTGCGTCATGACAATGCCGATTTACGTTTATCCGATATCGGACATGAGCTCGGACTGATCAACGAGACACGACACGCAAAACTGGCCGAGAAAAAAGAAGAAATCAAGCGGGAAATGAAACGACTCGAAAAAGTCGTCATCAAAGCAACGAGTGATGTCAATGAACGGCTGACAGAAATCGGTGTTTCTCCGTTAAAAGAGGCATTACATGCCATCACCTTACTGAAACGTCCGGAAATCACGTATGCGATGATTGCGGAAATGACACCGGCACCAGTCGCACTCTCTCCGGAAGCAGCCGAACAGGTTGAAATCCAGGTCAAATATGCCGGTTATATCGACAAACAGTTGGATCAAGTCGAGCGGATGATGCGGATGGAGAAAAAACGGATTCCAGAACGTCTTGATTACGATGTCATCAGTGGTCTCGCCATTGAAGCGAAACAAAAACTAAACCAAGTGCGTCCGCTCTCGATCGGACAAGCATCACGAATTTCAGGGGTCAATCCGTCTGATATTTCGATTTTGCTCGTCTATATCGAACAAGGCCAATACGCATTGACTGCGGAGTGA
- the rsmG gene encoding 16S rRNA (guanine(527)-N(7))-methyltransferase RsmG, giving the protein MNQQQFVTALADQGLEVSEHQLQQFRRYYELLVEWNEKMNLTAITDEEGVYLKHFYDSITAAFYFDFTKVETVCDVGAGAGFPSLPIKIMFPHLKVTIIDSLNKRIGFLNMLATELELEGVAFHHGRAEEFGKNKQFREHFDVVTARAVARMSVLAEYCLPLAKVGGQFVALKAAKLGEELEEGATALKVLGGNLRESFQFQLPGEESERNIVIVDKKRLTPGKYPRKAGTPAKDPLG; this is encoded by the coding sequence ATGAATCAACAGCAATTCGTAACCGCATTAGCGGATCAAGGACTCGAAGTCTCAGAGCATCAATTGCAACAGTTCCGACGGTATTATGAACTACTCGTCGAATGGAACGAAAAAATGAATTTGACGGCGATCACGGATGAGGAAGGTGTTTATCTGAAACACTTTTACGATTCGATCACAGCGGCATTCTACTTTGACTTCACGAAAGTCGAAACGGTCTGTGACGTCGGTGCCGGCGCCGGTTTCCCGAGTTTGCCAATCAAAATCATGTTCCCGCATCTGAAAGTCACGATCATCGATTCACTCAATAAACGGATCGGCTTCTTGAACATGCTCGCGACGGAACTTGAGCTCGAAGGCGTCGCCTTCCACCACGGACGTGCCGAAGAATTCGGGAAAAATAAACAGTTCCGGGAACATTTTGATGTTGTGACAGCGCGTGCCGTTGCCCGGATGTCGGTTCTTGCGGAATACTGTTTACCGCTTGCGAAAGTCGGCGGGCAATTCGTCGCTTTAAAAGCCGCGAAACTGGGTGAAGAACTGGAAGAGGGCGCGACGGCCTTGAAGGTGTTGGGTGGAAATTTGCGGGAAAGTTTCCAATTCCAATTGCCAGGGGAAGAAAGTGAGCGTAATATCGTAATTGTCGATAAAAAACGATTAACACCCGGGAAATATCCGCGTAAAGCAGGTACACCGGCAAAAGATCCACTGGGTTAA
- the noc gene encoding nucleoid occlusion protein, with protein sequence MKNAIAKLLGKGGQTVSLELDPQDTVRELKLTELVANQFQPRTVFDGERITELATTIEEHGLLQPIVVRKQGEGYEIIAGERRFRAVQSLGWETIPAIIKQMTDETTAALALIENLQREELTPIEEAEAYARLLAMQEITQEVLARRLGRSQSTIANKLRLLRLPETVREALKQRKITERHARALLPLKAADLQLQVLVEIIEREWNVKETEQRVERLLTPKVPKKRHKSFARDTRIALNTIRDSVDMIERTGLTVEKEEVDCEEYVEVRIRIVKARP encoded by the coding sequence GTGAAGAATGCAATTGCCAAACTGCTCGGTAAGGGAGGACAAACCGTTTCCCTAGAGCTAGATCCACAAGATACCGTCCGTGAGTTGAAGTTAACGGAATTGGTCGCCAACCAGTTCCAACCGCGGACCGTCTTTGACGGGGAACGGATTACCGAACTAGCGACCACGATTGAAGAACATGGTTTACTGCAACCGATTGTCGTCCGAAAACAAGGCGAAGGATATGAAATCATCGCCGGCGAACGCCGTTTTCGGGCGGTTCAATCGCTCGGATGGGAGACGATTCCCGCTATCATTAAACAGATGACAGACGAGACGACGGCTGCCCTCGCACTCATCGAAAATCTACAACGTGAAGAATTGACGCCAATCGAAGAAGCGGAAGCATATGCGCGGTTGCTTGCGATGCAAGAAATCACACAGGAAGTGCTGGCGCGCAGACTTGGACGGAGCCAGTCGACGATTGCGAACAAGCTTCGTTTACTGCGATTGCCGGAAACGGTCCGTGAAGCCCTGAAACAACGGAAAATCACGGAACGCCATGCGCGGGCCCTCCTGCCGTTAAAAGCAGCTGACTTACAGCTTCAAGTGTTGGTTGAAATCATTGAACGAGAATGGAACGTCAAAGAGACGGAACAACGGGTTGAACGGTTGTTGACACCAAAAGTTCCGAAAAAGCGTCATAAAAGCTTTGCCCGGGATACGCGGATCGCTTTAAATACGATTCGTGATTCTGTGGATATGATTGAACGGACCGGTTTGACGGTCGAAAAAGAAGAAGTCGATTGTGAAGAATATGTCGAGGTGCGGATCCGCATCGTGAAGGCACGTCCGTAA
- a CDS encoding ParB/RepB/Spo0J family partition protein has product MNEIPIGAIRPNPGQPRKQFHEKALAELANSLTRHGMIQPIVVRPREGFYEIIAGERRYQAAKQAGFNRVPVLIIEANETRVMELALIENIQRADLSAIEEAMAYAEMLEEFNVTQAELANRVGKSRSHITNSLRLLQLPAEVQQAVMEERLSMGHARALLSLKQPLKIERMAERVMRENWNVRRLEQELREKKQVRPAAKQSTELDFIEETLRERIGATVRIKMAKQAGKLEIDFTDEDDLNRILELLLPEED; this is encoded by the coding sequence ATGAATGAAATACCGATTGGAGCCATCCGACCGAATCCGGGGCAACCGCGGAAACAGTTCCACGAGAAAGCGTTGGCAGAACTCGCCAATTCCTTGACACGCCATGGAATGATTCAACCGATTGTCGTTCGTCCACGTGAGGGATTTTACGAAATCATCGCCGGTGAACGTCGTTATCAAGCTGCAAAACAGGCCGGATTTAATCGTGTCCCGGTCTTGATTATCGAAGCGAACGAAACCCGTGTCATGGAACTGGCACTGATCGAAAATATCCAACGTGCCGACTTGAGTGCGATTGAAGAAGCGATGGCTTACGCAGAGATGCTCGAAGAGTTTAACGTCACGCAGGCGGAACTGGCGAACCGGGTCGGAAAAAGCCGTTCCCACATCACGAACAGTCTCCGTTTATTGCAGTTACCGGCCGAGGTTCAGCAAGCCGTCATGGAAGAACGGTTATCGATGGGGCATGCACGGGCTTTATTGTCCTTAAAACAGCCACTGAAGATTGAACGGATGGCGGAACGCGTCATGCGTGAAAACTGGAATGTCCGGCGCCTCGAGCAAGAGTTGCGTGAAAAAAAACAGGTGCGTCCGGCAGCCAAACAGTCAACGGAACTGGATTTCATCGAAGAGACGTTACGGGAACGGATTGGGGCGACTGTTCGCATCAAGATGGCGAAACAAGCCGGAAAACTCGAAATTGATTTTACGGACGAGGACGATTTAAACCGAATTCTTGAACTGCTTTTACCCGAAGAAGATTAA